GCATCGGCTGGGCGATCCGACGGCTGGAGTCCGAGGCCGAGCTGCGGCGGCAGGCGACGGAAGATCTGGCGGGCGCCCTGGTCGACCTGCGGACGGCGGCAGAGGAGCAGGACCGGTTGCGGACGCGGATGCTTGATCGCGAGCGGGAGTCGGCCGTGACAGCGGAACGGGCGCGGATGGCGGGCGAACTGCACGACACGCTGGCGCAGGGGCTGGCCGGGATCACCACCCAGCTGGAGATCGCGGAGGAGCTGTTGGGCGAGGAGCACCCGGCGCGACGCCGCATCGGTTCCGCGCTGGGCCTGGCCCGCTCCAGCCTCGTGGAGGCGAGGCGGTCGGTGAACGGGCTGCGGCCGGGGCCGCTGGCCCAGGCGCCGCTCGTCGAAGCGGTCCAGGCGGTGCTGGACGAGTGGCAGGTTCGCACCGGGGGCGCCGCGCGGTTGCGCATCACCGGGGAGCACGAGCCCGCGGACCCCGCCGTCGAGCGGGCGCTGTTGCGGGCGACGCAGGAGTCGCTGGCCAACATCGAGCGGCACGCGGCGGCCACCGAGGTCACCGTGACCCTGTCCTATCTCGGCGACCTCGTCGCGGTGGACGTCGTCGACGACGGCGTCGGCTTCGCGCTCGACGACCTCGGGTCGCCGTCCGAATCGGGCGGCCACGGCCTGCAGGCGATGCGTGATCGGGTGGAGGCGGTCCAGGGCAGCCTCGCCGTGGAGTCCAGACCGGGGGAGGGCACGATGATCAACGCGACGATCCCGCTGCGGCCTGGCAGCGCGACGAACGGGGCAGGCGCATGACGGGGCCGGTCATCCGCGTCCTGCTCGTCGACGATCATCCGATCGTCCGGGACGGGCTCGGCGGCCTGATCGACACCCAGCCGGATCTCGCGCTCGCGGGCGAGGCCTCTGACGCTCGGGCCGCACTCGCCGCCGTGACCGCGTCGCGCCCTGACCTGGTGATCACCGATCTGCGGATGCCCGGCGGCGACGGCATCGAGCTGATCGGCCTGCTGCACGACCACGACCCGACGCTGCCGATCATGGTGCTGAGCACCTTCGGCTCGGCAGCCGACGTCACGACGGCGATGGCGCGGGGCGCGACGAGCTACCTGCTCAAGGACTCGACGCGCCAGGAACTCTTCGCGGCCATCCGGGCGACCAGCCGAGGGGAGTCGGTGCTGGCGCCCCCGGTGGCCGCGCTGCTGGTGACCGCGTTCCGTCAGGGCAGGGACACCGAGTCCGCGCCGAGCCCTCGGGAGCGGGAGATCCTGGCCCTGGTGGCCGACGGCCGGGGCAATCAGCAGATCAGCCGTGCCCTGCGTATCTCGGAGGCCACGGTGAAGACCCATCTCACCCGGCTCTACGCCAAGCTCGGCGTCGCCGATCGCGCTGCGGCCGTCGCCGCCGCCTATCGGCGGGGCTGGCTGACCGACGTGGACGGCGCGGACTAGACGCCAGGCACCAGCCGGGTCGAACCCCGCACGGGTGGGCGGGCTCGCCGCCTGCCCCGCCCGCGTCAGCGCCAGGAGGGCAGCCAGAGTTCGGCGTTCCAGCGCCAGGGCGTGATCGAGTCGCCGTTGAGGATCGGCCACAGCCAGAGGAAGTTCGCCACCACCAGCCCCAGATACAGCCCGACGACCAGCAGCCCGGTGCCGCGTCGTTCGGCACCCGCTCTGGCGCGGCCGAGGATCTCGCCGAGGATCAGGGTCAGGCCCAGCACCAGGAACGGCGCCATCGGCGTGACGTAGAAGAAGTACATCTGGCGGTCGAGGTTCATGAACCAGGGGAGCCAGCCTGCCGCGTAGCCGACCAGGACGGCGGTGTACCGCCAGTCGAACCTGCCCAGCGCCCGCCACAGCGCCCACCCGAGGACCGGCAGCGCCAGCCAGTAGATGGCCGGAGTGCCGATGAGCATGACGGCCCCGACGCAGTCGGACTGGCCGCAGCCAGCCGCGCCCTCGCCCGACTCGTAGTAGTAGAGCATCGGACGCAGGCCCATCGGCCAGGTCCACGGCTTGGACTCCCAGGGATGCGGATCGGAGCTGTCGGTGATCAGCTCATTGTGGAAGTCCAGGACGCTGGCGCTGTAGAACCACAGTGCCCGCAGCGCGTCGGGGACGAACCAGAAGGCGGACTCGGTGCCGACGTCCTGCCCGACGGCGTGGCGGTCCAGGCCGGTCTCGCTGGTGAACCAGGCCCACCAGGTGGCCAGGTAGGCGCCGATCGGCAGCGCGATGAAGGTCCAGAGCGCGGCGGGGAGATCCCGCAGCGCGGTCGCCCGGAACGGCCCCCGGATGCCTGCCGCGCGCCGGGCGGAGTAGTCCCAGAGAACCGAGACGACGGCGAAGGCGAC
The Actinoalloteichus fjordicus DNA segment above includes these coding regions:
- a CDS encoding sensor histidine kinase, translating into MAEEDDTPVTTAASQFQRRWNRGWERMLYVIIAAVTALALLDPDRLHGEPLILLGLVLGLLGWHLWFLSLHPQWPEQRLGPMAVYFAGLLGLSALLSTMHPAFLLLTAGAYPMAFVALPGRWAYVGVLLTGATLTGLLGGLPPEAATIGQTAGTSLVAGGIGWAIRRLESEAELRRQATEDLAGALVDLRTAAEEQDRLRTRMLDRERESAVTAERARMAGELHDTLAQGLAGITTQLEIAEELLGEEHPARRRIGSALGLARSSLVEARRSVNGLRPGPLAQAPLVEAVQAVLDEWQVRTGGAARLRITGEHEPADPAVERALLRATQESLANIERHAAATEVTVTLSYLGDLVAVDVVDDGVGFALDDLGSPSESGGHGLQAMRDRVEAVQGSLAVESRPGEGTMINATIPLRPGSATNGAGA
- a CDS encoding response regulator — protein: MTGPVIRVLLVDDHPIVRDGLGGLIDTQPDLALAGEASDARAALAAVTASRPDLVITDLRMPGGDGIELIGLLHDHDPTLPIMVLSTFGSAADVTTAMARGATSYLLKDSTRQELFAAIRATSRGESVLAPPVAALLVTAFRQGRDTESAPSPREREILALVADGRGNQQISRALRISEATVKTHLTRLYAKLGVADRAAAVAAAYRRGWLTDVDGAD
- a CDS encoding dolichyl-phosphate-mannose--protein mannosyltransferase; this translates as MPDTDIDRPAATDGVDDGGEGPPKEGPDEQERPDERRSTDPLRRLMSPLPTDRLRGWIVTLTLALIGGIVRFWNLGHPTDHGTPVFDEKHYVPHAWQMLRNGGYEDNPGYRLIVHPPLGKQFIAIGEWMFGYNGWGWRFAAAAAGTISVLLIVRIARRLTRSTLLGAVAGILLICDGVMHVQSRMGMLDIFQAVLVLAAFGALLVDRDQMRERLMRVVREGRIEDSRFGPRLGFRWWRVGAAVLLGLACGVKWSGAYYLVAFAVVSVLWDYSARRAAGIRGPFRATALRDLPAALWTFIALPIGAYLATWWAWFTSETGLDRHAVGQDVGTESAFWFVPDALRALWFYSASVLDFHNELITDSSDPHPWESKPWTWPMGLRPMLYYYESGEGAAGCGQSDCVGAVMLIGTPAIYWLALPVLGWALWRALGRFDWRYTAVLVGYAAGWLPWFMNLDRQMYFFYVTPMAPFLVLGLTLILGEILGRARAGAERRGTGLLVVGLYLGLVVANFLWLWPILNGDSITPWRWNAELWLPSWR